Genomic window (Sulfurimonas sp.):
TCATAAATCTAAAAAAAGTTTGTTTCGCCTTTCCTTCTGGCTTGATGTTAGGTGGAGCTTTTTCAAATGTATATGACAGGTTTATTCACGGGGGTGTGGTAGATATGTTTTACTGGCATGGCTGGCCATACCCCCTTTTTGGGCAAAATGGTTTCGCAGTCTTTAACTTTGCTGATGTTATGATAGATGTGGCTGTTGTGTGGTTTTTGATTTTGAATTTTAAGCCGAGGTTTTGTAAAAGCTAACTAAAAGCTAACTAAAAGCAGATTTTAGATATTATTACCCAAAATAATAGTTAAAAATATAACTAAAGATATAAAAAGGAAATTGATGGAAATCAAATCAAACAAGATAGATTCGGCTAATGCTACTATTGAGGCTACTATACCAAAAGAAGTTGTTGACGCAAACATAGAAAAAATTGCTAAAGAATTACAAAAAACTGCAAGTGTGCAAGGTTTTCGTAAAGGTAAAGTTCCTGTTTCTATTGTGAAAAAACAATATGGTGAAAAACTAGTTCAAGATGCTGAAGCTGAGGCTCTTCGTGAAGTTCTATCTAAAGGTTTAGAAGATTTAAGTATTTCTAATGAAGAGTTAATTGGTGAGCCAAATATCTTTAAATTTGATAAGAGTGATGACAAGATAGAAGTAGCTGTAAAAGTTGCAATGCGCCCTGTCGTAGAGCTTGGTGATTATGCTTCAATGGTAAAAGATTTTAAAAAGCCTACTATAAAAGCGAAAGATGTAGATGCAAGAATCAAATCAATTGCTGAGTCACAAGCACCACTAGAAGACATCAAAAGAAACCGTAAAATGAAAGATGGCGATACTGCTGTTATAGATTTTAAAGGCTCTGTTGATGGAGAAATTTTTGAAGGTGGTACTGCTGAAAACTTTGAACTTCTTTTAGGTTCAGGTCAGTTTATCCCAGGTTTTGAAGAACAACTTGTTGGTGTGAAAAGAGATGAAGAAGTAGTTGTAAAAGTTACATTTCCACAAGAATACCAATCAAAAGCATTAGCTGGTAAAGAGGCTGAATTTAAAGTAAAAGTAAACGGTATTAAAGTAAAAGGTGATGTTGAAATCAATGATGAGTTAGCTAAAACAATTCTTCAAGGTAAAGAAGATGCAACTGTAGAAGAGTTACAAAAACAAGTTAAAACACAGATGGAAAATGAAGAACTTGGGAAGCTTTATAATGATGAGTTAAAACCAGCACTTTTAGAGTCTTTTGTAGCTGAATTTCAATTTGATTTACCAGAGTTTGTAGTAGAACAAGAGATAGATATGGCTCTTAACAAGTCTGCTCAAACTATGAGTGAAGATGAGATAAAAGAGCTTCGCGAGAGTGAAAAGAAGTTGAATGAACTTCGTGATACCTTCCGTGAAGATGCACAAAAAAGTGTAAGAGCAACATTTATTATAGATGCCCTTGCGATAGAACAAGATATAAAAGTAGAAGAAAATGAAGTAATGCAAACTATTTACTATGAAGCTATGCAAACAGGTCAAGACCCAAAAGCTGCTTATGATCAGTATAAAGAATCTGGATATCTTCCAGCGATTCAAATGTCAATGGTTGAGGATAAAGTTTTATCTGGACTTCTTAACTCAAAGATAAAAGAAGCATAGAATATGAGCTATATTCCTTATGTAGTAGAAAAAACAGGTCGAGGAGAGCGTTCTTATGACATCTACTCTCGTCTTTTAAAAGATAGAATAATTATGCTTAGTGGAGAGGTTAACGACGCTGTTGCTTCTTCTATCGTTGCACAGATGCTATTTCTTGAAGCAGAAGACCCAGAAAAAGATATTTATTTTTATATAAATTCTCCTGGTGGTGTTGTTACTGCGGGAATGGCTATTTTTGATACGATGAATTATATTCGTTCAGATATTACAACTATTTGTATAGGACAAGCCGCATCTATGGGAGCATTTTTACTTTCATCTGGTGAAAAAGGCAAAAGATATGCTCTTCCACATGCAAGGATTATGATACATCAACCATTGGGTGGTGCTCAAGGTCAAGCAACAGATATAGCTATACAAGCCAAAGAAATTTTGCGTATGAAAGATGAGTTAAATTCAATTTTAGCAAAAAATACAGGTCAAAGTAAAAAAACAGTAGAAAAAGACACCGATCGTGACAACTTTATGAGCGCAAAAGAAGCACTAGAGTATGGCATGATTGATGAGGTTTTAGTTAAAAACGACAAAGAGTAAGGGGATATAATGGCAGGATCTTTAAGAAGTAGAAATCGTCGAAAGATAAAAGCACCAACAGATAAAGAATCAACAGTCGCTTCCTTGGAAATGGATGAGCCGACAAGTGATTTAGAGATATATTCTAAAGAGGTTCTTAGTGTTCTTATAAAAGACAACTTGCCACCAACTCCAAACAACTTCTCACTCTATTTTGATAGACTACTAGAAGATAAGAGTGAAAATCTTCGTAAGCAAATACTCTCAATGCTTGAACTTGAAGAAAACAACGATAATGAAAATACTATACTTTTAGAACAAAGCTTAAAGAAGGGTTTTTCTTCTGTCAAGAGCATTTTGAGTGTTACAGCAAATTTATATAAGAATATGTCACTTATGACAAAAATACTTGATAAAAGAAAGATAGAACTTGAAGAGAACAAAGATATTCAAGCAGCATCTAGCATCGCAGCATCTCTAGGTAGTGATGTTTCAAAGTTAAATAGCATTTTGAAAAAGCAAAGTGCTCATATGAAAACTTTGTATGATGATACTGCTAAAATAGTCAAAAATGTAGAAAATGAAACGATTTTTGACAATAAATTTGGTGTCTATAATAAACGATATTTGATGACAAAAATAGAGCAAGAAGTAGAACTAATAACAGAGTTCAAACATAAAAGCTCACTTATAATGATAGAACTATCTCGCGAACTCCAAGATAGCATCAAAAATGACAAAGCATTGATTTTAATGACTAGAACTATCGCAAGACTTCTGTTAAAAACTTCAAGAAGAAGTGATACTGTTGCTCATTATGGCAATGGTGTTTTTGCAATGCTTTTAAAATATACAGATATTGAGAGTGCAAAAAAAGCTAGTGAAAGACTTAGTGATTTAGTATCAAACTCAAACTTTTTCTTAGCAGACCGCGAAATACAACTAAAAATATCTATAGGTATAACAGACATCGCAACACTTTACTCAGTAGAAGAGATAGTTGTTAGTGCGATGGATGGGATAGAAAAAGCATATAAAGATAAAAAGATAGACTTTGCAGTATCTCTGCGTTCGGCACCGTCAAGACAAGAATCAGTAGAATAAAAATAATAGTGAATAAATGAAATTAAATATAGTAGAATATCCAGACAAAAGATTAAGACAAAAATCAAAAGTTGTTGAAAGATTTGATAAAAAGTTACATAAACTTTTAGATGCAATGTATCCAATAATGATGCAAACAAATGGTATTGGTTTAGCAGCAGTACAAGTGGCGCATCCTATTCAAGCTTTGATATTAAATATTCCACAAGAAGATGGTGAACAACTAGAAGAAAATCTTTTAGAGATTATAAATCCAGTTGTAACAAGTCAAGATGGGGAAAGTGTTTATCAAGAAGGTTGCTTGAGTGTTCCATCTTTTTATGAAGATATTAAAAGATTTGAAAATATTACTATTAACTATCAAGATAGAGATGCCAATACAAAAACTCTTGAAGCAAATGGACTTTTAAGCATTGCTATTCAGCATGAAGTTGATCACTTAAATGGTGTGCTTTTTATAGATAAGCTTTCTTATTCACGAAGAAAAAAGTTTGAAAAAGAGTACAAAAAGATGCTTAAAGAGAAAAAACTTCTAAGTATATAATGAACCCCTAAAACTGAACCAGTAAAATTTGTTTTCTTATTTCAAAAATGATAAAATTGAAATAGAGAATATAGGAATTAAATATGAATGCAAAAAGAAAAAGTTATAGTGCAAATTTTAAAGCAAAAGTAGTACTGGAAGTTTTAGAGGGTGAAAAAACTGTTAATGAAATAGCTAGTGGATATGAAGTCCTACCTCTAAGTTTAAGAAATTGGAAAAAACAGTTTCTTGAGAATATGTCATTAGCATTTGATAAAAGTACTGTTGTAAAAGAATACAAAGATGAAATTGATACTCTTAAATATGAAAAAGATGCAATTGCAAAAAAACTTGGAGAGACAATTGTTGAGAAGGATTTTCTTGTGGAAAAGCTAAAAAGCTTGGCCTCATCTAAAGAGAGAAAAACTCTACTTGATGCTAAGCATAAATTATCACAGAATAAGCAGTGTCAATTGCTACAGGTAAGTAAGTCGAGTTTGTACTATACTCCAACTAAACCGTTTAGTAGAGGTAAAGACTTGAAAATATTAGATGCTATAAATAATATATATTCAGACTTTCCATCATATGGAAGTAGAAGAATTCATGCTCAACTTTTAAGAGATGGGTATAGCATAGGGAAAAAGTTCGTTAAGAAAGCTATGAAGTATATGGGTATAGAAGCCTTGTATCCTAAGCCTAAGACCACTACAGCAAACAAAGAACATTATAAGTATCCATATCTCCTAAAAGATTTTAGAGATTATGCTGGACGTGTTGTAATTGAAAAAACTAATCAAGTCTGGAGTACAGATATTACTTATATCAAACTGGAAAAAGGCTTTGTATATTTAGCCGCAATAATAGATTGGCATAGTAAAAAAATACTCTCATGGAAACTTTCTAACACAATGGATATTTCCTTAGTTAAAAGTGTGTTAAATGAAGCACTCGCATTTTATCCTAAACCTATAATGAACCCCTAAAACTGAACCAGTAAAATTTGTTTTCTTATTTCAAAAATGATAAAATTGAAATAGAGAATATAGGAATTAAATATGAGTGCAAAAAGAAAAAGTTATAGTGCAAATTTTAAAGCAAAAGTAGTACTGGAAGTTTTAGAGGGTGAAAAAACTGTTAATGAAATAGCTAGTGGATATGAAGTCCTACCTCTAAGTTTAAGAAATTGGAAAAAACAGTTTCTTGAGAATATGTCATTAGCATTTGATAAAAGTACTGTTGTAAAAGAATACAAAGATGAAATTGATACTCTTAAATATGAAAAAGATGCAATTGCAAAAAAACTTGGAGAGACAATTGTTGAGAAGGATTTTCTTGTGGAAAAGCTAAAAAGCTTGGCCTCATCTAAAGAGAGAAAAACTCTACTTGATGCTAAGCATAAATTATCACAGAATAAGCAGTGTCAATTGCTACAGGTAAGTAAGTCGAGTTTGTACTATACTCCAACTAAACCGTTTAGTAGAGGTAAAGACTTGAAAATATTAGATGCTATAAATAATATATATTCAGACTTTCCATCATATGGAAGTAGAAGAATTCATGCTCAACTTTTAAGAGATGGGTATAGCATAGGGAAAAAGTTCGTTAAGAAAGCTATGAAGTATATGGGTATAGAAGCCTTGTATCCTAAGCCTAAGACCACTACAGCAAACAAAGAACATTATAAGTATCCATATCTCCTAAAAGATTTTAGAGATTATGCTGGACGTGTTGTAATTGAAAAAACTAATCAAGTCTGGAGTACAGATATTACTTATATCAAACTGGAAAAAGGCTTTGTATATTTAGCCGCAATAATAGATTGGCATAGTAAAAAAATACTCTCATGGAAACTTTCTAACACAATGGATATTTCCTTAGTTAAAAGTGTGTTAAATGAAGCACTCGCATTTTATCCTAAACCAGAGATATTTAACACAGACCAGGGAAGTCAATATACTTCAAAAGTTCATGTTGATATTCTCAAAAAACACAACATTAAAATTTCAATGGATGGAAAAGGTAGAGCTACTGATAATATTTGCATCGAAAGATTCTGGCGAAGTATTAAGTATGAAGAAATTTATCTGAATGAATATAAGAATATAAAATCTCTCAATCGAGCAATAAAAATATATATGAACTCTTACAACAAAAAAAGATTACATTCGGCGATTGGATATAAAACTCCAAATGAAGTTTATTATAAAGCTGTCAATAATTTAGATCCTAAAGGAGCAAAACTGTTACCACTGGTATCGTAAAGAGGTAAAATAAGAAAACTTGTTTTACTGGTCTTGAAAAAGGGAACCATTATATTAGTTCAGGGTCTATTTTAGAAAGAACATCTTCATATTTAGATATTATTTTTAGAAATCGTCGTTTTTCAGTAACTTCCAAAGCGTCTAAATCATCAAATTCTGTAGTAACGCACTCCTTTACCCATACTACAGTTGCATGTATTGCATGATTATTATAAATTTCTTCCCAACGATTCATTTGCTTCTCCCAAATTAAATTTTTTGTACACTAACGGTCGAAGATAGCCAATAAATTGCCGCTAGGTAATTTATTGGCTACTCTGTTTTGTTATGTTTAAACTACTTTACGACTTCAATTAAATCTTTATCTAATAAAAAACTGTCTATAAGTTTTTGCATAGCAATAGGGTAGTTTTCTAAAGCATTCTCAATGGCAATTTGACCTAAAAATGACGATTCCCATTCATGATGAATTGTATGCTCTTCTTCATATATCTTTCTATCTTTATTCATAACAATAAAATTAGCTGTTAAATCAGCTTCACCTATACTAAAGCTTGATATTGAAACATCATTTTTCAATAGAATAGCTGATATCTTAATATTTGATTGTTTATCATAAATTGAAGCTTGTTTTAATTGCTCCTCCAAGGATTTTTCTAAATATTTTGAAAAAGAACCACCATAAGGAGATGTCATATTAACAGCTCTCAAGCCTATTGTTTCATCTTTTTCATTTTTTATATTTCCATTTTGAATACTCATTGCTTTTAGATTATTATCTTTCAAATCATTAATAGAGTTAAAATTAGGTTTAAATTCATGTCCTTTCATGGAACAACCAGTTGTAGTTAATAACAGAATGAGTGTTATTAATATAAAGCCTACTAACTTCATTATTTTTCCTTTTTAAATACATTAGATACTTTTAATTTATTTAACATAGTTTTAAAAGCTTTTTCAGTTGCTTTTTGAGCCGATAATGAGAAATTTTCTTTAAATTCATTATATTCTGCATTACCTTCTTCATAAACAGTTTCTTCCCATATTTTGTTCCATCTAAGCTAATCGCTTCACATTTTAGTGCAACAGTAAACTTTGTAGGTGGCCAAGTAAATGCACCTTCCGTATCTTTATATGGAGTATATTCAACTTTATCTCCACCTCCGCCAGAAGTAGTAACTTTGAGTTGTTTGTTATGTTTAGATATATAATAACCAACATTAACATCAACTTTCTTTTCTACCTTTGTTTCTCTAATATCCTCAAGCGATGGACTTATCGATATTTTGTGAGAACATCCACTTAATAATGTTATAGCTACTATACTCGTTGCTAGTAATTTGTACTGTTTTTTCAATGTTTGATTCCTCTTTTGTATTAAATTAAAATATGTAGCTATAAAAGTGACATAACGGCTGTCTTGAGAAATAAGTCGCCGCTAGGCTACTTATTTCCTCTCCAAGTACTTGTTATCTGGTTATTACAGTTCCACAATTTCTATACTTTTTGAATGTTTTAAAGCTTCATCGATAAAA
Coding sequences:
- the lspA gene encoding signal peptidase II, which gives rise to MGKTTLRLSAILFFTMAGIFIVDQNIKMLFVDGFRYYTEYMDLILVYNRGVAFSMLSFLDEWLKYIQLVMVFGILIYIINLKKVCFAFPSGLMLGGAFSNVYDRFIHGGVVDMFYWHGWPYPLFGQNGFAVFNFADVMIDVAVVWFLILNFKPRFCKS
- the tig gene encoding trigger factor, with product MEIKSNKIDSANATIEATIPKEVVDANIEKIAKELQKTASVQGFRKGKVPVSIVKKQYGEKLVQDAEAEALREVLSKGLEDLSISNEELIGEPNIFKFDKSDDKIEVAVKVAMRPVVELGDYASMVKDFKKPTIKAKDVDARIKSIAESQAPLEDIKRNRKMKDGDTAVIDFKGSVDGEIFEGGTAENFELLLGSGQFIPGFEEQLVGVKRDEEVVVKVTFPQEYQSKALAGKEAEFKVKVNGIKVKGDVEINDELAKTILQGKEDATVEELQKQVKTQMENEELGKLYNDELKPALLESFVAEFQFDLPEFVVEQEIDMALNKSAQTMSEDEIKELRESEKKLNELRDTFREDAQKSVRATFIIDALAIEQDIKVEENEVMQTIYYEAMQTGQDPKAAYDQYKESGYLPAIQMSMVEDKVLSGLLNSKIKEA
- the clpP gene encoding ATP-dependent Clp endopeptidase proteolytic subunit ClpP; the encoded protein is MSYIPYVVEKTGRGERSYDIYSRLLKDRIIMLSGEVNDAVASSIVAQMLFLEAEDPEKDIYFYINSPGGVVTAGMAIFDTMNYIRSDITTICIGQAASMGAFLLSSGEKGKRYALPHARIMIHQPLGGAQGQATDIAIQAKEILRMKDELNSILAKNTGQSKKTVEKDTDRDNFMSAKEALEYGMIDEVLVKNDKE
- a CDS encoding GGDEF domain-containing protein codes for the protein MAGSLRSRNRRKIKAPTDKESTVASLEMDEPTSDLEIYSKEVLSVLIKDNLPPTPNNFSLYFDRLLEDKSENLRKQILSMLELEENNDNENTILLEQSLKKGFSSVKSILSVTANLYKNMSLMTKILDKRKIELEENKDIQAASSIAASLGSDVSKLNSILKKQSAHMKTLYDDTAKIVKNVENETIFDNKFGVYNKRYLMTKIEQEVELITEFKHKSSLIMIELSRELQDSIKNDKALILMTRTIARLLLKTSRRSDTVAHYGNGVFAMLLKYTDIESAKKASERLSDLVSNSNFFLADREIQLKISIGITDIATLYSVEEIVVSAMDGIEKAYKDKKIDFAVSLRSAPSRQESVE
- the def gene encoding peptide deformylase — protein: MKLNIVEYPDKRLRQKSKVVERFDKKLHKLLDAMYPIMMQTNGIGLAAVQVAHPIQALILNIPQEDGEQLEENLLEIINPVVTSQDGESVYQEGCLSVPSFYEDIKRFENITINYQDRDANTKTLEANGLLSIAIQHEVDHLNGVLFIDKLSYSRRKKFEKEYKKMLKEKKLLSI
- a CDS encoding IS3 family transposase, giving the protein MNAKRKSYSANFKAKVVLEVLEGEKTVNEIASGYEVLPLSLRNWKKQFLENMSLAFDKSTVVKEYKDEIDTLKYEKDAIAKKLGETIVEKDFLVEKLKSLASSKERKTLLDAKHKLSQNKQCQLLQVSKSSLYYTPTKPFSRGKDLKILDAINNIYSDFPSYGSRRIHAQLLRDGYSIGKKFVKKAMKYMGIEALYPKPKTTTANKEHYKYPYLLKDFRDYAGRVVIEKTNQVWSTDITYIKLEKGFVYLAAIIDWHSKKILSWKLSNTMDISLVKSVLNEALAFYPKPIMNP
- a CDS encoding IS3 family transposase; amino-acid sequence: MSAKRKSYSANFKAKVVLEVLEGEKTVNEIASGYEVLPLSLRNWKKQFLENMSLAFDKSTVVKEYKDEIDTLKYEKDAIAKKLGETIVEKDFLVEKLKSLASSKERKTLLDAKHKLSQNKQCQLLQVSKSSLYYTPTKPFSRGKDLKILDAINNIYSDFPSYGSRRIHAQLLRDGYSIGKKFVKKAMKYMGIEALYPKPKTTTANKEHYKYPYLLKDFRDYAGRVVIEKTNQVWSTDITYIKLEKGFVYLAAIIDWHSKKILSWKLSNTMDISLVKSVLNEALAFYPKPEIFNTDQGSQYTSKVHVDILKKHNIKISMDGKGRATDNICIERFWRSIKYEEIYLNEYKNIKSLNRAIKIYMNSYNKKRLHSAIGYKTPNEVYYKAVNNLDPKGAKLLPLVS